A region from the Engraulis encrasicolus isolate BLACKSEA-1 chromosome 18, IST_EnEncr_1.0, whole genome shotgun sequence genome encodes:
- the LOC134468259 gene encoding uncharacterized protein LOC134468259, with protein MAVSSNATELGLVLLALAFGAVLNAANLLLTLLPLYRSGGGAASAVSGGGKVTVVSGVICSISLSNTLLSLSCIAIMLMVFYGTLATRSGQVNPFFTAMLYVWLSSCFVSFWAIAWLSVLYCVKVVSFSCGFLRVLKRNISVLVSAALLLTPPSALLLAGPMLTLRYVFVPIPALTHNATIITLPPLTHNATIVTPPALTHNATNITLPPTTSPLAHNATNTTSRAILQSTTDATSTMPLNITFNLNTASNFNVSNSNLNAGSAITNPSNLTTSSSTNPLNVSSSNLNASSYPAGGFQVSMELVEGLDIMLYTMIFVCVMSVLPLMVMVPAALRLVAHLFQHTWALRRNQTPSQSSASYLQLCKLTVSLVAVYAATLLIVSFYFMSLLAGSNMPYDIIMLGCTFYCVLTGTLLAASNRQIRDTLAVTLTQLKVKLKLTQLP; from the exons ATGGCAGTGAGCTCCAATGCGACAGAGCTGGGCCTGGTGCTGCTGGCGTTGGCCTTTGGAGCTGTGCTGAACGCGGCCAACCTGCTGCTGACCCTGCTGCCACTGTACCGCAGTGGTGGTGGGGCGGCGTCTGCTGTGAGCGGCGGTGGAAAGGTGACGGTGGTGAGCGGCGTCATCTGCTCCATCTCCCTGAGTAACACGCTCCTCAGTCTCTCCTGCATCGCCATCATGCTGATGGTGTTCTACGGAACACTCGCcaccag GTCTGGTCAGGTTAACCCTTTCTTCACCGCGATGCTCTATGTCTGGCTGAGCAGTTGCTTCGTCAGTTTCTGGGCTATCGCCTGGCTCAGCGTCCTCTACTGCGTCAAG GTGGTGAGCTTCTCGTGTGGGTTCCTGAGGGTTCTAAAGAGGAACATCTCAGTTCTTGTGTCGGCTGCTCTGCTGTTGACTCCGCCCTCCGCCCTCCTCCTGGCCGGCCCCATGCTCACCCTGCGCTACGTCTTCGTACCAATACCAGCACTCACACACAACGCTACCATCATCACACTACCACCACTCACACACAACGCTACCATCGTCACACCACCAGCACTCACACACAACGCTACCAACATCACACTACCACCAACAACATCACCACTCGCACACAACGCTACTAACACGACCAGCAGAGCTATTTTACAGAGCACCACAGACGCAACCAGCACTATGCCACTGAACATCACCTTTAATCTGAACACCGCCTCTAATTTCAACGTCAGTAACTCTAATCTAAATGCCGGTAGCGCCATCACCAATCCCTCTAATCTGACGACCAGTAGTTCCACTAACCCTCTGAACGTCAGTAGCTCTAATCTGAATGCCAGTAGCTACCCCGCGGGCGGCTTCCAGGTCTCCATGGAGCTGGTGGAGGGTCTGGACATAATGCTGTACACCATGATCTTCGTCTGCGTGATGTCCGTGCTGCCGCTGATGGTGATGGTCCCTGCGGCGCTGCGGCTGGTGGCTCACCTGTTCCAGCACACCTGGGCGCTCCGCAGAAACCAGACGCCCAGCCAGAGCTCCGCATCCTACCTGCAGCTCTGCAAGCTGACG gtGTCTCTAGTGGCTGTGTACGCTGCGACGCTCCTCATCGTCTCCTTCTACTTCATGTCTCTCCTGGCCGGCTCAAACATGCCCTATGACATCATCATGCTGGGCTGCACTTTCTACTGCGTCCTTACGGGGACGCTATTAGCCGCCTCCAACCGCCAGATCAGGGACACACTCGCCGTAACCCTCACCCAACTCAAGGTCAAACTCAAACTCACCCAGTTACCCTAA